A stretch of DNA from Cryptomeria japonica chromosome 4, Sugi_1.0, whole genome shotgun sequence:
cccgattgaacaaagtaggaataaaacagaagaatatagatgaagacttgcaagtcctaaatacaaacatcaataaaaggtacaaaaagaagcaattcaagaaaagaaaagccaaacaaggcaagaacacttctaagaaagacctatcacatgttcaatgttataggtgggacaaattcggacactatgttgcaaactgtccggagaaagggaagcaagccacatttgcaaaagtgaagaaatctagaaaagaaaatgactccgagaactatgtcctctactcagcacttacaagccatacttcaaacaaatctaactcatgggtgatcgacagtggttcatccagacacatcaccggctttagagaaatactagactccatgatagagaaagatgatgaggaagtaaccatcggagacgattcttcacatccagtcagaggaattggaacctgcaccatcaaactgaagtcaggcatgtcactacgacttgaagaagtactatatgttccaggcatcaaaagaaatctaatctccatatcagcactagaagatcaaggatacagagtgaccttcatggaaaacaaggtgttggcttggccaaagagatcctccatcaaagacgctaaggtcattggtcgaagacaaggctatttgtatgagctatgtacagagcccgatctagcattgatccatgaagcaactaatgcaaatgaagtatggcacaggagattaggtcatctgaattatagagctttgtcaaccatgggaaaccttgtcacaggtctacctaagttgaagcaatatcattcagaggcttgcaaagggtgtgccttaggtaaaaataccaaaaatgcatttcagaatagtactaggaaaactagcaaagttttggagttaattcattctgatgtatgtggacctatgtccgtaccctcgctagggggatttttgtactatgtaatttttgttgatgactactctaggaagacgtggatctactttctgaaatgtaaagaatcagaagagatcctaagtaggttcaaagagtttaaaacattaacagaaaatctctctgaaaacaaaattaaaaccttaagaactgacaatgggggggaatacacattagaactatttaaagacttttgtaaaaattctgggattaagagggagttatcaataccttataatccacaacaaaatggagtagctgaaaggaaaaataggaccatagtagaagctgccaaagccatgatactagatcaaaatctaaacttgaacctttgggcagaagcaaccaacactgctgtgtacatacaaaatagatgtcctcattcacaccttgaagataaaactcctgaggaagtatttaccaaaacaaaaccagatatcagccatcttaggatatttgggtgtccggtctatattcatgtacctaaagagaaaagactaaaactagaaccctctggaaaaaggggaatacttgtaggatacagtgaaacttctaaagcctacagaatctatgtacaaggacagagaaatattgaactcagtagggatgtaatcttcgaagaagatttagccttcaaaagggctcaaaatacaatagaacctgaaattcataatcccacttctaacctagaagaagaacctactcctgagcttcagagggagtatcttgaggaaactataagtgaaacacaaaacccacctatagataatcacaagaaaagaccactatgggccaccaaaactatagcaaaagctcagaagttcgctgctccttcaggaaccttcagggaaagcaagaggcctaataaattcatcaactatgttgcacttatgaatgatctctctaaagctgaacctaacaatgtttcagatgcactcaaacataaagtatggatagatgccatgactgaagaatatcagtccattatgaagaatgatgtttgggagatcgttcctaggccaaccaagaagtctatcgtgtcttctaaatggttgtttaaaatcaagcatgctgcagatggcagtattgaaaaacacaaggccagatttgtagctagagggttctcacagaaggaaggaatagattacgaagaaacatttgcacctgttgccaggtacacatcagtaagagctgttctagccattgcagcagcaaaggggtggaaggtacatcagatggatgttaagacagcattcctaaatggcgagatcatggaagaagtctacttagagcaacctgaagggtttgaaattcatgatgcaaagtctcatgtgtgtagactcaagaaagctctttatgggctcaaacaggctcccagagtttggtatgaaagaattgacacctacctctcaaagctgggtttctctaagaatgatgcagatcctaatctctacctcaaaagaaataaaggtgatatgttaatattaattttatatgttgatgacttattaattacaggagataatcacctaatagatcaatgcaagaaagatctatccatagaatttgatatgaaagatttggggcttcttcattacttcctaggattggaagtatggcagaattctgataatattgtactgaaccaagggaagtacaccttggacatattgacaagatttagaatgctaaactgcagacccatgacctctcctatggaaaccaacttccataaacttaaagaagcagcagtagaatcaagacctactgaccccactcaatacaggcagatgattgggtccctgatgtatctagtaaatacaaggccagatatctgctatgctgttaatgccttaagtcagttcatgtgtgaacctaaggagatacacctggttgcagtaaagcatataatgagatatctacaaggtaccctaaagcttggtcttaaatatgaaaaggttgacatagatctacatggatttacagattcagattgggctggcagtgtgattgacagaaagagcacttcagggtgttgcttcagtttaaggtcagccatgatatcctggatcagcagaaaacaatcttcagtagctcagagttccacagaggctgaatatattgcagcttcaatggctgcccaAGAAGCaatatggctaaggaaattgctcgtgggattatttggagaacctatgaaacctacagttattcagtgtgataatcaaagttgtataaaactttctgtaaatccagtatttcatgacaggtccaaacatattgagattccatatcactatgtacgagatatggttgacaggaatgtgataaagttagaatatgtgtgtacaggagatcagactgcagatattctgaccaaaccactttccagagtgaaggttgatcacttcagaaagggtttaggtatgatagaaaggtaatctgctttgtaatttatacttacatatatttaagatgtttaaagtgtaaacttctttgtcatgtctggactatctcttggcttcttgccacctgtgttcatatctaagaggtgacgatctctcagatactgaacacttgtatgtagacatcataaggtgacgatcttatgatagtcaaaccagtaatcatgttggatcactggtaagtcatggatgtgccatgaccatgttgtgatacaacatttgcacaaatgttattgcattatcacaattTGGATATAATGAGAAAttaagcacttctcatatggttatccttgtattgcgtgttaggcaatactgatatcacgtgtaggtgatatctcaaccattgatcatgattggatctctggtaagtcatggatttgccatgactatgttgtgataaacatttacaaatgttattgcacttatcacaacttggatatgatgagaaactaacctttctcatagacttatccttaagtattgcgtgttaggcaatactaatatcacgtgttagatgatatcttgatgaatcttacaaatcacatgttttggtgatttctcacatgatcaggtgatgattctcttacttttatcacatgttaaaataatactttatgtcacatactcaggtgatgttcttctattttgtatcatatgtcttgatggtacttctcatgtataaatgatttttgttgattgacattatcttagttatgaaaaggaaatgtgatgcaggttgccttatctatcttccaaagctaagagggagtgttaatgcatggtagcttatgcaagataagatatttctaaccttccttgttctgttatttacatgcttcatgtctaaaCTTATACTGCATATGATTATAGGATTTTACAAACATTGCTTagcattatgctatcgggctaacaacccgatagcatattaatgtcaattattaattggcattaatatgctatcggggtattaacccgatagcatattaaatgctataagttatcgggttattagccgatacatacttgctatcgggtgcataactattggcaccgatccacatctgttatcgggcttaatcatcgggcatatttgttatcgggcttaatacatacaccgcttcatttggaattaacagtggttaacaactgcaccggttggattacatacatcgtgcattttgaatcatcggtgtttacatgaaccgattcattatcttgatcaatcattatattatattacaatatgctatcgaggttttgaaccgataaacagccttgtgttaatggtataattacaaaggcaccgatcaatgggtgcattgatcggtcatgcctaaaaggcatgaccggtcaatacaccaattgaccggttgcctaaatgatatatataccaattgaattcatttggaggagacatagaaaacataaaatgatctctctctttcagacctgcagataaaatcagaattattagacatcaacataattcctcatatacatttatagcatacatagttcataacttgttctttaattgaaattgaaataactttacaataTCAACATGAGTATGGACATATTTCAATGACTAATAAGGTGTCAGCAGATGGGCATTGCGTTGACTATGGTTTTTAGCTAGAATTTTAGTATCTTACATGCATCAACATGGTTTAACTTTAGACAAGTTTATCAATTCACTTTGATATGATATCTTTTGACAAAATTTAATGCTTAAGATTGGAAACAATTAAAATGGAATGACCCTTATGGCTAGAGGAGCAGCAGCTTCTTAAATTGCAAGACAAAAGAAATTGATGTCTCTTTGTGAAGATGTTTCATAACTACAAAGTGGCCAGAATATATCAGAAACTGcttgtttttgattgatttgtaATAAGTACAATATTAAAAGGTGATTGATTTCACAACCTAATGTAATTGTCTCCTCCACTAAAAAGCTATATTCTGTTTTCTCTCTTTCATCCCCTGTCTTGTCTTTTTTCTTTTCTGGTGGTGCCTATCTGAGATTGACATATTTGTCCATTTTGAAGCAAATGGATTCCTACTTTAAACAATCCTGTTTAGAACTGAAATTTGGAAGTCTGTTttatgaattttaaattttgacaaGGATTCCTTCATGGCAATATGTGTTATGTTTGGCAGGTTTCAAGAAGTGGTTCCCTTGAATGCTGGTAATGTATTTGGTGCCGAAGATAACAGTCCTATATCTGAATGGGAAGCTCTTATCCGTAAAACATTGAACCAAGCATCTAAAGAGAAACCCATATGCAAAAGCTATAGTGCTCCTCCTTCACCAACTAGTAAATTACCTGATGCTTCTCAAACTCTTGTAGATGAACTCCTGGCTGATGAAGCAGATCCAGTGAATAATGGAGATATAAATTTCCTGTCACAAAGGCTTGAGGAAAAAATTagtgacagtttcttgttatctAGTGGTAAATTTAAGATGCGCAGAGTGCAGAGCAGTTCTGGAATGATAGGATTGCACTGGCAAGACTCCTCTTTTCATTCAGTATCGCATGATTTATCATCTAATGAAAAACCATCTAGAAACCATAGTAGTTTGGCTTCACCAGAGCAATCATTGGGATCTGGGACAAAAGTTTGGTCATCTAGTGGTTATTTCAAGAGAGCCTACAGTTTTTCCGGAAATCTTGGTTTGATCTGGCCAGAGGCATCATTGGATACAGAAGCACTTAATTTATCACCCATGGTTGGTTCTTTGGAGAGACGTAAAGAAGATATAAAACAATCCCTCAAGACATTTGCGAGCACCAGCCTTGAAATtacaaatttattttccaaaaggcTCAGAACAAAATACGTGCGTATAGCAAGCAAGCAGATGGTTGGATTATTTGTAACTGTTTGGGTACGATGTAATCTTAGGCATCATATTCACAATCTGAGAATGTCACCTGTTGGGGTTGGGTTGATGGGTTACATGGGtaacaaggtctctctctctctctctctctctctcacacacacacacacacacacatttcagTCAGTAGTTCAATAAATTGATTCATCCATTTAAAGGATTCTTTGAAGACATTTCAGTAGGAAAGATTGAATGTGAGATATCAAAGAACATAAAATTTTATATGCAGTTTCCTTATCATTCTTGAATGAAATGAATTGTCCATATTGAAACAGAAATTGTGGCATTAATGTGTTACAGGGATCAATTTCAGTCAGCATGTCCATTTACCAAACAAAATTATGCCTTGTTTGTTCTCACTTGACATCTGGCGAAAAGGATGGGGACAAGTTACGGCGAAACTCTGATGTGCTTGAAATCTTGCGTCAAACTCATTTTCATTCTGCTGGAGTTGAACTGCCTGAGACCATTATGGAACATGAGTGAGTctttaaaaactaaataaaatggaaTTGTATTGGTTCTGTTTTAGGACAGTTGGAAGATTCTAAGTTGCCAGAtgatttgttttgtaattttcccTGCAAAAAGATCCTTTTTTTCTTGCAGGTAACATCTTGTAACTGACTAGGTTACATTTTATACCACAGTTCCATGTGTTTGGTGGCTTTGTATTTTCTAACAGCTCATTCCAGTTGTCTTTTTCTCCTTTCACCATCTATTTAGTAAAAGGTGGATGCTATCACTTGTTTTCAAAGTTATAGTGAATTTTGTTGTTTTGCTAATTTTTTAATATGATTCCACTATTTGTTTCGAGGTCTCTGCTATGGCGATTACTTTTCAATGCTGATGGAAAATTCAACGTTGGGTTCACAACTTGCAAATACTTCCAGTTTGCAGTTACTAGCATGCTTCCTTAGGTTGCATGTTGACAATGGTTTCTTTTCTTAATATCATGCTTGAGTGAAATTTTAATTGGCCTTTAATATGGTGCCACCTATTCCTTGCCACTGTATTTGTACACTGCAAGTGGAGTTGATGAGCACATtatcaaagaaaacaagagagtatGTTCCTAAGGTTTTTGACTATGAAAATCCAGTTCTTAATGGTTCATTTTGCTCAAAAGTTATCTTGctattttttttgataggtaagtGCTGCCAAGGGGGCAGCTCACTTTTATAAACAAAAAGGATGGGAACATCTTCTCAAAACAAGATCATCCAGATTATAAATTAGTTTTCAATACACTAAGGTGTATCAGAAACGAAGACTCTCAAACACCTCAAAAGTGTGCTCCACTTGTGGAGGGGATAAAATGGAGGTGTAGTGACCAATTTACAAGTTGAAAACTAACATGTTATTCCAATTAAGGCCATTCGAGAACAGGTTGAACTCTTTGGTGGTTGCTTTATTCATCCATGTTTGACATCAAAAGCCCCACCCaatgagccttcctctgggttctTGTTGAATGCAAATTGTAGAGTATGCTTGCTTATGCAATTCCTATTTGAGAAAAGCCTGAACAAGGAATTTTAGCATTGTTTCCTTTCTAGAATTAGAATCACATTAATTAGGAATTTAGCATAAAGCCTCCTGCCATGAATGTGATTGCTAGTGAATAATTTGTATACTGATCGCCTATTGAACAACTTTGGCAATCTCCAACGGTTTGACATTAAACAACTTACAAATCTGGGACAACAGGTCTGTTGATGAGGAAATGTAGCACTTCCGTCAACATAGAATAAAATGCACCAAGTACATCCTACTCTCTCTTGCATAAGGAAATCTCGTATGCCCTCTGATTGTCCAAAcaggataacctcaaggtttctatTGTTAGGTCATGACTAAGCTCGGGATTACTCAGGGTTGATGCGATTTTGATGGTAATTTCAAGGGGACTTATACATCTGACAAGCTGGCTTGCATCTGATGTAACATTCTGATGATGCTTTACTTCTCAAACTGGGTGAAATGAAGAGAAAAGGACATGGTATAGAGAACCTAGGGACAATGATAGTAATGGCTGATGCTGTGGATAGACGGACTTCACACAAAACTAGCTCCTGCTTAGCCAGAGATATATTCACAACTCCATAGAAATAGTGCAATCTCGAAAGGGGAATAAATGGATTTTCAGACCATGAACATACACTAAGTATCCAATTTTGGTGCAACTTAGATGAACATTCACAGTTGAACTAACAGCAATAAAGGGGACTCAGACTAACAATGCACAAAGACCTACAATTAGCAAGCCTTCAGTGGTATGAACCTGAAATTTATCACATATCCTCACACTTCACCGTTAATACCACTGAACATTGACTAATCTTGatgaagagaaaccatgcaaataggTTAAAGCAAATGGTAATACACCATGCTTCAATGCTTTATTTGTCTGCTCCAActaccattacaacaatttcttccGAACAATTCCTGCTCTACTCCTAATTATAACTCCTACTTCTAATTTCTAATAATTCTGCCTTTTTCCTAATCAATTCTAACCTTTTTACAACGAGAGAGGCTctagccttttatagattttacattttgATCAATGGCCTAGATTCAATCCATTCAATGGCCCAAATTTGCCCTATGGAAACCCTAACATCTTTCAGTTAATGATCTCAGCAACTTCCAACCACTTTTCAACTACTTTCCAGCTGCTTTCAATTAATCTCACTAGAAGACAAAAGTTCACGAGGCTCAagacacaaaaagacaaaatggGTAGTTGGGTGAGCAACTAACTTTTGGCCCCCTCTTGAGTTGCATTAAATTGGGCCTAAAAGTAATTATTTTACAATAGATTATTTGCCATTACAATAAATTCATTTTCTTGTCATCATCCAGCTGTTCATTCTTCATTTCTAGATGTCTCTGGTAGTATTTTGTGTTTGCCATTGTCTACCAGAGTTCTAGGAATGACATCACTTTGGTCTTCTGCACGGTGGTAGCGGTTTTTATCCTCGTGCTTTGTCTTTGGCTTTGCAACATGTTCTTCATTGGCACTGCTCTGTGATCATACCTTCAATCCCATGCTTCGGATCTCCTCGTGTTGCCTTATTGGTGGTCTCTATCTCTTTGGCTCCTCTCTTTGTCCCAAGCATCTCGTCATCACCTCCATTGAGTCCTCCTTGTCATGGCCATGTTGTTGAGTCCTTCATCCTTGATTCTCCTCCCTTTTCTAGCCTTCCATCCTCGCATCAAACCTGAAGAACAGAGAGACCTTTGCATCAAAACACTAGGAGTGAAAACAATATTCCACTACAATCAGGCTCCTTTCTTTGTCCCAAGCATCTCTTTGGCTCCTCTCTTTGTCCCAAGCATCTCGTCATCACCTCCATTGAGTCCTCCTTGTCATGGCCATGTTGTTGAGTCCTTCATCCTTGATTCTCCTCCCTTTTCTAGCCTTCCATCCTCTCATCAAACCTGAAGAACAGAGAGACCTTTGCATCAAAACACTAGGAGCGAAAACAATATTCCACTACAATCAGGCTCCTTACAGCCTTTTTAAATCTGGAAATGAATTTCAAAGGCTGGAACTGATCATAGACAAGATTCAGCCCTAATCAAGATGCCCTAAACGGAAAGTCAGCCTAAATCTGATCTGATCCCGTGCACTAAAGATCTGCATTTTAGGAGCTTAACTCTGATTTTCATGTTTTTATGACCTGCAGATCTGATCCCTATGTTTTAGGATTGATTTAAAGTTTTTGGGTCTGAACAAACACAAATTCGGTGTTaagataaattataaaaataaGACATATtcctacctgttgtgacgtattcacacatcgccccattgcaaatggggacctctacttttttgctttctggggtttgtttctaggtctttaagggttttgtctgttagcctttgcattttgagtgttgccagggggatcactaggatggcaggctctgcttgagccagggggAGTCAGCAtgtgctccaggttagggtttctttgaaagtctcccttaggcctagttttgcacttgttgctaattgtgtcttgtttgagtttgagggggtcaatgaagcttggtgagtgaatatcctctttgaaggtctgagttaggtcaagttggtgagtgatgaagtctggaatgtcattcTAATCttcaaatgtcttgaaatttggctaagtctggaatgtcatcctgatcctgaaagtcaaagtttggaaaattgaagaatcctccaaaaactagattttgcattataactcctggaggtctgaaaccactctcaaacatcctgacattatatatggaatataacttaaagtataagaaagatataaggaaatgtcacttatacttaaatgttatattccatatatgaatcctgacggagagaccaaaatgtcaaattttgcttctgacccttccaaagggtccaaggcgaatttcaatttcgctcctgacccttccagagggtccagagcgaattcctctataggacattctactttgatccaaacctagaactaactcattcccaggcattattgagggcaaaacacttatttggagtgaagaaatgtgagagatgaagtcaagatttgagcctaaaagaaatttcgctcctgacccttccaaagggtccagagcgaaattcttagaagacaccttttttcttccttgtttgcatTGAAAGCCTTGTTCCTTGGTCATGGTGGGGGTAGATGgatatgttcttgccttaggaagtgactAAAACTGAAGGagtgaaggattttagcctaaaatag
This window harbors:
- the LOC131040987 gene encoding type I inositol polyphosphate 5-phosphatase 2 isoform X3, which produces MKARARRNGERFWPSLVVKKWLNIKPKGDEFSADERDNENDFDDDDSSITRKEVSNCDDCSQSVFSCKTSGTSSDPLSRRLRRGKSQTLRTQYIDTKEIKISVGTWNVAGRLPTFDLDIGEWLDIKEPADVYVLGFQEVVPLNAGNVFGAEDNSPISEWEALIRKTLNQASKEKPICKSYSAPPSPTSKLPDASQTLVDELLADEADPVNNGDINFLSQRLEEKISDSFLLSSGKFKMRRVQSSSGMIGLHWQDSSFHSVSHDLSSNEKPSRNHSSLASPEQSLGSGTKVWSSSGYFKRAYSFSGNLGLIWPEASLDTEALNLSPMVGSLERRKEDIKQSLKTFASTSLEITNLFSKRLRTKYVRIASKQMVGLFVTVWVRCNLRHHIHNLRMSPVGVGLMGYMGNKGSISVSMSIYQTKLCLVCSHLTSGEKDGDKLRRNSDVLEILRQTHFHSAGVELPETIMEHDQVIWFGDLNYRLDKADDEIRKHVTEEKWEALLCRDQV
- the LOC131040987 gene encoding type I inositol polyphosphate 5-phosphatase 2 isoform X1, with amino-acid sequence MKARARRNGERFWPSLVVKKWLNIKPKGDEFSADERDNENDFDDDDSSITRKEVSNCDDCSQSVFSCKTSGTSSDPLSRRLRRGKSQTLRTQYIDTKEIKISVGTWNVAGRLPTFDLDIGEWLDIKEPADVYVLGFQEVVPLNAGNVFGAEDNSPISEWEALIRKTLNQASKEKPICKSYSAPPSPTSKLPDASQTLVDELLADEADPVNNGDINFLSQRLEEKISDSFLLSSGKFKMRRVQSSSGMIGLHWQDSSFHSVSHDLSSNEKPSRNHSSLASPEQSLGSGTKVWSSSGYFKRAYSFSGNLGLIWPEASLDTEALNLSPMVGSLERRKEDIKQSLKTFASTSLEITNLFSKRLRTKYVRIASKQMVGLFVTVWVRCNLRHHIHNLRMSPVGVGLMGYMGNKGSISVSMSIYQTKLCLVCSHLTSGEKDGDKLRRNSDVLEILRQTHFHSAGVELPETIMEHDQVIWFGDLNYRLDKADDEIRKHVTEEKWEALLCRDQLKKELHKGCIFSGWHEGSINFGPTYKYEFNSDKYFGENSKHGDRRRSPAWCDRILWFGMGMKQLSYNRVELMLSDHRPVNSVFLAEVEIFSHRKLQKALNFTDAELEAEDFMPETETNDNLTI
- the LOC131040987 gene encoding type I inositol polyphosphate 5-phosphatase 2 isoform X2 codes for the protein MKARARRNGERFWPSLVVKKWLNIKPKGDEFSADERDNENDFDDDDSSITRKEVSNCDDCSQSVFSCKTSDPLSRRLRRGKSQTLRTQYIDTKEIKISVGTWNVAGRLPTFDLDIGEWLDIKEPADVYVLGFQEVVPLNAGNVFGAEDNSPISEWEALIRKTLNQASKEKPICKSYSAPPSPTSKLPDASQTLVDELLADEADPVNNGDINFLSQRLEEKISDSFLLSSGKFKMRRVQSSSGMIGLHWQDSSFHSVSHDLSSNEKPSRNHSSLASPEQSLGSGTKVWSSSGYFKRAYSFSGNLGLIWPEASLDTEALNLSPMVGSLERRKEDIKQSLKTFASTSLEITNLFSKRLRTKYVRIASKQMVGLFVTVWVRCNLRHHIHNLRMSPVGVGLMGYMGNKGSISVSMSIYQTKLCLVCSHLTSGEKDGDKLRRNSDVLEILRQTHFHSAGVELPETIMEHDQVIWFGDLNYRLDKADDEIRKHVTEEKWEALLCRDQLKKELHKGCIFSGWHEGSINFGPTYKYEFNSDKYFGENSKHGDRRRSPAWCDRILWFGMGMKQLSYNRVELMLSDHRPVNSVFLAEVEIFSHRKLQKALNFTDAELEAEDFMPETETNDNLTI